Genomic segment of Corvus moneduloides isolate bCorMon1 chromosome 14, bCorMon1.pri, whole genome shotgun sequence:
CCCGGTGCCGGGGGGGCCCACTCGACCCCCGATTGATGAGGTGGGGGGGCATTGCTGCTCCGGGAGTGAAGGGCACACGCGACCGGTGTGTCATGAATTCCCTTGGGGAGGGGGACGCCCCGATGCACTGGTGAGGGGGAGGTGTCGCGGTGCACGGACCCCTGTGGAAGGGAGGTGTTCGGTGCTGACCCCCGGCCTCTCCACTCTCTTCCAGCGCCTCCGGAGCCAGCGTGGTGGCCATCGACAACAAGATCGAGCAGGCGATGGTGAGCTGCAGCGCTGCGCCCCCCCCCCGCACCTTCCCTCGTCACCACGCGGGTGCTATGCCCGGGGGTGGGCTTCCTGCTCCCGGGTGGGTGCTCTGCCGAGGGCGGGGGGTCCCTCTGCCCACGGGGGTCCCCAGTCCCCATTcagctgccaggcagagctgctctttgtCTGCGACCGCCGCGAAGCTCATTGGCTCCAGCCACTCCGCAGTGCGCAGGGAGCGAGGGTGGTCATGGAGGGGGACTTTGGGGGTCTCTGACCGAGCCGGGTTCCTTGGGTGCTCGGGAACTCCAGCCCCCCAAACCtcggggctggggagggggctggagaGTGGTTCTGGATGCTGAGATACCAGAGAGATGGCAGCTGAGGGAACTATACTGGCCAGGTTGGGTGTGGGGAGGGATAGTCCTTGGAAAAAGCTTCTGCAGCATGTGGCACTTTCCTCAGGActtgggaaagggagggagcaACCCCCAGGGCATTACTCTCCATTGATCAGTCTCTTCCATGGTCTTTTGAAGGATCTTGTGAAAAATCATCTGATGTATGCTGTGCGGGAGGAGGTGGAGGTCCTGAAAGAGCAAATCAAGGAACTGTTGGAGAAAAACTCCCAGCTGGAGCGTGAGAACAGCCTCCTGAAGACCCtggccagccctgagcagctggagaagtTCCAGTCCCGGCTCCCAGCAGAGGTTCTGTGCCCTGAGGAGCAGAGCCCCGGGGTGGCTGCCCCGGCCCAGCACTCCGGGGGCTCTGCGGTGTAAGGTGGCTCTGTCCTCGGGGTGGGCAGAGCCACAGAACTCTTTCTACTTAATCTCCTGCAAAATCGTTTCCGCCTTCATCTCACACGAAGGACTGCCAGACCCTGGCACTGAGCCGTGCCCCTTGGGCAGCCCTGGCCAGCCCGCAGAGCCAGTGGCCGTCTCATTCATGAGGATGCTCTTCTGCAAGGAAGACAGGGGCAGCTGACCCCTCCTCCCCATCCAACCACCCACCAGGTGCCAGGAGGAGATCTGTGTACCTGTCCTGGGCTCTgctgaagagcagagctgggcagtcTTTGGCACCATGATGGTAACCTGCGGTTGGAAGGAGTGCACGCCAAGCCCCAGCCCGTGGTTGCATTCTGCAGGGGGGTGTCTCTTTCTGGCAAAGCCTGACATTGGAGG
This window contains:
- the TSC22D3 gene encoding TSC22 domain family protein 3 isoform X2; the protein is MSTGMYQSPMEVAVYQLHNFSISFFSSLLGGDVVSVKLDNSASGASVVAIDNKIEQAMDLVKNHLMYAVREEVEVLKEQIKELLEKNSQLERENSLLKTLASPEQLEKFQSRLPAEVLCPEEQSPGVAAPAQHSGGSAV
- the TSC22D3 gene encoding TSC22 domain family protein 3 isoform X1, which gives rise to MAFPPPYSPSLFRRRDCASGASVVAIDNKIEQAMDLVKNHLMYAVREEVEVLKEQIKELLEKNSQLERENSLLKTLASPEQLEKFQSRLPAEVLCPEEQSPGVAAPAQHSGGSAV